In Mycobacterium tuberculosis H37Rv, a single window of DNA contains:
- a CDS encoding hypothetical protein (This region is a possible MT-complex-specific genomic island (See Becq et al., 2007 PMID:17545187).), with translation MDRYNDQASGRALIEIRLCNERATPMPIPIGLWMFQTKLHVNAGGADVFLPVCDVLEQDLAERDEEVRQLNLQYRNRLEYAIGRTCSAAWSVNGSRRPSAVWTTWLPVAETPHTRARSVENALLSMDSRGGVT, from the coding sequence GTGGACCGCTACAACGACCAGGCGTCCGGGCGAGCGCTCATCGAGATCCGGTTGTGCAACGAACGTGCCACGCCGATGCCAATCCCGATCGGGCTGTGGATGTTTCAGACCAAGCTCCACGTCAACGCCGGCGGCGCTGACGTGTTCCTGCCGGTCTGCGACGTGCTGGAGCAAGACCTCGCCGAGCGCGACGAGGAGGTACGCCAGCTGAACCTGCAGTACCGCAACCGGTTGGAGTATGCGATCGGGCGGACTTGCTCGGCGGCCTGGTCGGTGAACGGCTCGCGGCGCCCGTCGGCAGTGTGGACCACCTGGCTGCCGGTCGCCGAAACACCCCACACCCGGGCCCGGTCGGTGGAGAACGCGCTGTTGTCCATGGACAGTCGCGGAGGGGTTACGTAG
- a CDS encoding hypothetical protein (Member of Mycobacterium tuberculosis REP13E12 repeat family.) yields MRSDTREEISAALDAYHASLSRVLDLKCDALTTPELLACLQRLEVERRRQGAAEHALINQLAGQACEEELGGTLRTALANRLHITPGEASRRIAEAEDLGERRALTGEPLPAQLTATAAAQREGKIGREHIKEIQAFFKELSAAVDLGIREAAEAQLAELATSRRPDHLHGLATQLMDWLHPDGNFSDQERARKRGITMGKQEFDGMSRISGLLTPELRATIEAVLAKLAAPGACNPDDQTPVVDDTPDADAVRRDTRSQAQRHHDGLLAGLRGLLASGELGQHRGLPVTVVVSTTLKELEAATGKGVTGGGSRVPMSDLIRMASNAHHYLALFDGAKPLALYHTKRLASPAQRIMLYAKDRGCSRPGCDAPAYHSEVHHVTPWTTTHRTDINDLTLACGPDNRLVEKGWKTRKNAKGDTEWLPPAHLDHGQPRINRYHHPEKILCEPDDDEPH; encoded by the coding sequence ATGAGGTCGGACACGCGCGAGGAGATCTCCGCGGCGTTGGATGCCTACCACGCCTCGTTGTCGCGGGTGCTCGATCTCAAGTGCGATGCGTTGACCACCCCGGAATTGCTGGCCTGTTTGCAGCGACTCGAGGTCGAACGGCGCCGCCAGGGCGCCGCCGAGCACGCCTTGATCAACCAACTCGCTGGGCAAGCCTGCGAGGAAGAGCTCGGCGGGACGCTGCGCACGGCGTTGGCCAACCGGCTACACATCACTCCCGGTGAGGCCAGCCGCCGCATCGCCGAAGCCGAAGACCTCGGTGAGCGCCGCGCCCTGACCGGTGAACCGCTGCCAGCGCAGTTGACCGCGACCGCGGCCGCTCAACGTGAGGGCAAGATCGGCCGAGAACACATTAAGGAGATCCAGGCCTTCTTCAAGGAGTTGTCCGCCGCGGTGGATCTGGGTATCCGCGAGGCCGCCGAGGCCCAGCTGGCCGAACTGGCCACCAGTCGGCGTCCCGATCACCTGCATGGCCTGGCCACGCAGCTGATGGACTGGCTGCACCCCGACGGCAACTTTTCCGACCAGGAGCGTGCCCGCAAGCGCGGCATCACGATGGGTAAGCAGGAATTTGACGGGATGTCACGTATCAGCGGTCTGCTGACCCCGGAGTTGCGGGCCACCATCGAGGCGGTGTTGGCCAAACTGGCCGCACCGGGGGCGTGCAACCCCGATGACCAGACCCCGGTCGTGGATGACACACCGGATGCGGACGCGGTGCGCCGCGACACCCGCAGCCAAGCCCAACGACACCATGACGGTTTACTGGCCGGGCTGCGCGGGTTGTTGGCCTCCGGTGAGCTAGGGCAGCATCGGGGGTTGCCGGTGACCGTCGTGGTGAGCACCACGCTTAAAGAGCTGGAAGCCGCCACCGGCAAGGGGGTAACCGGTGGTGGTTCGCGGGTGCCGATGTCGGACCTTATCCGGATGGCGAGCAACGCGCACCACTATCTGGCATTGTTTGACGGCGCTAAGCCGTTGGCGTTGTATCACACCAAGCGGTTAGCTTCCCCGGCGCAGCGAATCATGTTGTACGCCAAGGATCGTGGCTGCTCCAGGCCGGGTTGCGACGCCCCGGCCTACCACAGTGAGGTCCACCACGTAACGCCGTGGACAACCACCCACCGTACCGACATCAACGACCTCACGCTGGCCTGCGGCCCCGACAATCGCCTTGTCGAAAAAGGCTGGAAAACCCGCAAGAACGCCAAAGGCGACACTGAATGGCTACCGCCGGCCCACTTGGACCATGGCCAACCACGCATCAATCGATACCACCACCCCGAGAAAATCCTGTGCGAACCCGACGACGACGAACCACATTGA
- a CDS encoding hypothetical protein (This region is a possible MT-complex-specific genomic island (See Becq et al., 2007 PMID:17545187).) yields MTVFGIKPDNYFGDVVLAAADRDGLRIFQYAVRSAHESGQATFDIDGVQQRIVRESGTADMELGSQTVVWRFDDTKLVEILDKLSPLIDGEGPGHQYIDDLNSPAPTLMISVDEYA; encoded by the coding sequence ATGACCGTTTTCGGTATCAAGCCGGATAACTACTTCGGTGACGTGGTTCTGGCGGCCGCAGACCGGGATGGGCTTCGCATTTTCCAGTACGCCGTGCGATCGGCCCATGAGAGTGGTCAGGCAACTTTCGACATAGATGGTGTACAGCAACGGATAGTTCGAGAAAGCGGAACTGCGGATATGGAACTGGGATCGCAAACCGTTGTATGGCGCTTCGATGACACGAAGTTGGTAGAAATCCTCGATAAGCTATCGCCATTGATCGATGGCGAAGGACCAGGCCACCAGTATATCGATGATTTGAATAGTCCGGCGCCGACATTGATGATATCTGTTGACGAATATGCTTGA
- a CDS encoding short-chain type dehydrogenase/reductase, which produces MNHPDLAGKVAIVTGAGAGIGLAVARRLADEGCHVLCADIDGDAADAAATKIGCGAAACRVDVSDEQQIIAMVDACVAAFGGVDKLVANAGVVHLASLIDTTVEDFDRVIAINLRGAWLCTKHAAPRMIERGGGAIVNLSSLAGQVAVGGTGAYGMSKAGIIQLSRITAAELRSSGIRSNTLLPAFVDTPMQQTAMAMFDGALGAGGARSMIARLQGRMAAPEEMAGIVVFLLSDDASMITGTTQIADGGTIAALW; this is translated from the coding sequence TTGAACCATCCAGACCTGGCCGGCAAGGTCGCGATCGTTACTGGGGCGGGCGCCGGAATCGGTCTGGCGGTTGCCCGGCGACTCGCCGACGAGGGCTGCCATGTGCTGTGCGCGGACATCGATGGTGATGCCGCGGATGCCGCGGCCACCAAAATCGGTTGTGGCGCAGCGGCCTGCCGGGTTGACGTCAGCGACGAACAACAGATCATCGCCATGGTCGACGCCTGTGTTGCCGCGTTCGGCGGGGTGGACAAGTTGGTCGCCAACGCCGGTGTCGTTCATCTGGCTTCGCTCATCGACACCACCGTCGAGGACTTCGATCGGGTCATCGCGATCAATCTCCGCGGCGCCTGGCTGTGCACCAAGCATGCGGCACCGCGGATGATCGAGCGCGGCGGGGGAGCCATTGTCAACCTGTCGTCGTTAGCGGGCCAGGTAGCGGTGGGCGGCACCGGCGCATACGGCATGTCGAAGGCCGGCATCATCCAGCTCAGCCGCATCACCGCCGCCGAACTGCGCTCGTCGGGCATCCGCTCCAACACGCTGCTGCCCGCATTCGTCGACACCCCGATGCAGCAGACCGCCATGGCAATGTTCGACGGGGCCCTGGGCGCGGGGGGTGCGCGCTCGATGATTGCCCGGCTGCAGGGCCGCATGGCCGCACCGGAGGAGATGGCCGGCATCGTGGTGTTCCTGCTGTCCGACGATGCGTCGATGATCACCGGCACCACCCAGATCGCCGACGGCGGGACGATTGCCGCGCTGTGGTGA
- the vapB14 gene encoding antitoxin VapB14 (part of toxin-antitoxin (TA) operon with Rv1953), with protein sequence MIRNLPEGTKAALRVRAARHHHSVEAEARAILTAGLLGEEVPMPVLLAADSGHDIDFEPERLGLIARTPQL encoded by the coding sequence GTGATCCGCAACCTTCCCGAGGGGACCAAGGCGGCACTACGGGTCCGTGCTGCACGTCATCACCACTCCGTCGAAGCGGAAGCCCGCGCGATCCTCACCGCGGGATTGTTGGGCGAAGAAGTCCCCATGCCGGTACTGCTGGCCGCCGACAGTGGCCATGACATCGACTTCGAGCCCGAACGTCTCGGCCTGATCGCCCGCACCCCGCAACTGTGA
- the lppG gene encoding lipoprotein (This region is a possible MT-complex-specific genomic island (See Becq et al., 2007 PMID:17545187).), producing the protein MIRGSAVSGLLMPSVNGGTAGSVACVQCLFLPKVAVDLINLSGIQCFARIEHVAHAQAHPFVVLVGKPAQHGARIGAVAGAILTGDVIVSHDGELYRAVTALRQNGPRPHASRRLHAPALCSARSRRGHLRPSCWLPPPRFAGRQSLVAR; encoded by the coding sequence ATGATCAGGGGTTCGGCTGTTTCCGGGTTGCTGATGCCGAGTGTCAACGGTGGTACGGCCGGCTCGGTGGCGTGTGTCCAGTGCCTTTTCCTGCCGAAAGTGGCGGTAGACCTAATCAATCTGTCCGGCATCCAATGCTTCGCCCGCATCGAGCACGTGGCGCACGCTCAGGCGCACCCATTCGTTGTGCTGGTTGGCAAACCGGCCCAGCATGGTGCGCGGATCGGTGCCGTCGCCGGAGCCATCCTGACCGGTGACGTCATCGTCAGCCACGATGGCGAACTCTACCGTGCGGTCACAGCGCTGAGACAGAATGGTCCACGTCCACATGCGAGTCGACGGCTGCACGCACCTGCTCTATGCTCAGCCCGTAGTCGGCGAGGTCATCTGCGTCCTTCATGCTGGCTACCGCCACCGAGATTCGCTGGCCGGCAATCGTTGGTTGCCCGCTGA
- the mazF5 gene encoding toxin MazF5 (part of toxin-antitoxin (TA) operon with Rv1943c): MTALPARGEVWWCEMAEIGRRPVVVLSRDAAIPRLRRALVAPCTTTIRGLASEVVLEPGSDPIPRRSAVNLDSVESVSVAVLVNRLGRLADIRMRAICTALEVAVDCSR, translated from the coding sequence GTGACCGCACTTCCGGCGCGCGGAGAGGTGTGGTGGTGTGAGATGGCTGAGATCGGTCGGCGACCAGTCGTCGTGCTGTCGCGCGATGCCGCGATCCCTCGGCTGCGACGCGCACTTGTCGCGCCCTGCACCACGACCATCCGAGGGCTAGCCAGTGAGGTTGTTCTTGAACCCGGTTCCGACCCGATCCCGCGCCGTTCCGCGGTGAATTTGGACTCAGTCGAAAGTGTCTCGGTCGCGGTATTGGTGAATCGGCTTGGCCGCCTCGCCGACATCCGGATGCGCGCCATCTGCACGGCCCTCGAGGTCGCCGTCGATTGCTCTCGATGA
- a CDS encoding oxidoreductase: MSCTFDMVPETVDHLDEVGLRRVFGCFPCGVIAVCAMVDDQPVGMAASSFTSVSVDPPLVSICVQNCSTTWPKLRDRPRLGVSVLAEGHDAACMSLSRKEGNRFAGVFWSELSSGGVVIAGAGAWLDCRPYAEIPAGDHLIALLEICAVRADPETPPLVFHGSRFRRLESR, from the coding sequence GTGAGCTGCACCTTCGACATGGTCCCGGAGACCGTCGATCATCTCGACGAGGTCGGGCTGCGGCGGGTCTTCGGCTGCTTTCCGTGCGGCGTGATCGCCGTCTGCGCGATGGTCGACGACCAGCCGGTCGGCATGGCGGCCAGCTCGTTCACGTCGGTTTCAGTTGACCCGCCGCTGGTATCGATCTGTGTGCAGAACTGTTCGACGACGTGGCCGAAGTTGCGCGACCGCCCACGGCTCGGTGTGAGCGTGCTCGCCGAGGGGCACGACGCGGCCTGTATGAGCCTGTCGCGCAAGGAAGGTAACCGGTTCGCCGGGGTGTTCTGGAGCGAATTGTCCAGCGGGGGTGTGGTGATCGCCGGGGCCGGCGCCTGGCTGGATTGCCGCCCGTACGCGGAGATCCCGGCGGGGGATCACCTGATCGCCCTGCTGGAGATCTGCGCGGTGCGCGCCGATCCCGAGACACCGCCGCTGGTGTTTCACGGTAGCCGGTTCCGCCGGTTGGAGTCTCGATGA
- the mazE5 gene encoding antitoxin MazE5 (part of toxin-antitoxin (TA) operon with Rv1942): MKTARLQVTLRCAVDLINSSSDQCFARIEHVASDQADPRPGVWHSSGMNRIRLSTTVDAALLTSARDMRAGITDAALIDEALAALLARHRSAEVDASYAAYDKHPVDEPDEWGDLASWRRAAGDS, from the coding sequence GTGAAGACGGCCCGGTTGCAGGTGACGTTGCGCTGCGCGGTAGACCTCATCAATTCGTCCAGCGACCAATGTTTCGCCCGTATCGAGCACGTTGCGTCCGATCAGGCGGATCCACGCCCCGGAGTGTGGCATAGTAGTGGCATGAATCGCATACGGCTGAGCACTACTGTCGACGCCGCACTCTTGACAAGTGCGCGCGACATGCGGGCAGGAATCACTGACGCAGCCCTCATCGATGAGGCCCTTGCGGCATTACTGGCTCGTCATCGATCGGCCGAGGTGGATGCCAGCTATGCGGCCTACGACAAGCACCCGGTCGATGAGCCCGACGAGTGGGGCGATCTAGCGTCGTGGCGGCGGGCGGCTGGAGACTCGTGA
- the ephB gene encoding epoxide hydrolase EphB (epoxide hydratase): MSQVHRILNCRGTRIHAVADSPPDQQGPLVVLLHGFPESWYSWRHQIPALAGAGYRVVAIDQRGYGRSSKYRVQKAYRIKELVGDVVGVLDSYGAEQAFVVGHDWGAPVAWTFAWLHPDRCAGVVGISVPFAGRGVIGLPGSPFGERRPSDYHLELAGPGRVWYQDYFAVQDGIITEIEEDLRGWLLGLTYTVSGEGMMAATKAAVDAGVDLESMDPIDVIRAGPLCMAEGARLKDAFVYPETMPAWFTEADLDFYTGEFERSGFGGPLSFYHNIDNDWHDLADQQGKPLTPPALFIGGQYDVGTIWGAQAIERAHEVMPNYRGTHMIADVGHWIQQEAPEETNRLLLDFLGGLRP; this comes from the coding sequence GTGTCGCAGGTCCATCGAATCCTGAACTGCCGGGGCACCCGCATCCATGCCGTGGCGGACAGCCCACCCGACCAACAGGGACCGTTGGTGGTGTTGCTGCACGGGTTTCCGGAGTCCTGGTACTCGTGGCGGCATCAGATTCCCGCGCTTGCCGGCGCGGGCTACCGCGTGGTGGCCATCGACCAGCGCGGGTATGGCCGCTCGTCGAAATACCGGGTGCAAAAGGCCTACCGCATCAAGGAATTGGTTGGCGACGTCGTGGGCGTCCTCGACTCCTATGGTGCGGAGCAGGCTTTCGTGGTGGGCCACGACTGGGGTGCGCCGGTCGCCTGGACCTTCGCCTGGCTGCACCCCGACCGATGCGCCGGCGTGGTGGGAATCAGCGTTCCGTTTGCCGGTCGCGGCGTGATCGGCCTGCCGGGCAGCCCGTTCGGCGAGCGCCGTCCCAGCGACTACCACCTGGAGCTGGCCGGGCCCGGAAGGGTCTGGTATCAGGACTATTTCGCCGTGCAGGACGGCATCATCACCGAGATCGAGGAAGACTTGCGGGGCTGGCTGCTCGGGTTGACCTACACCGTTTCCGGTGAGGGGATGATGGCGGCGACCAAGGCGGCCGTCGACGCGGGCGTCGACCTGGAGTCCATGGACCCGATCGACGTGATCCGTGCCGGACCGCTGTGTATGGCCGAAGGCGCGCGGCTCAAGGACGCGTTCGTCTACCCGGAGACCATGCCGGCCTGGTTCACCGAGGCCGATCTCGATTTCTACACTGGCGAATTCGAACGTTCCGGGTTCGGCGGGCCGCTGAGCTTCTACCACAACATCGACAACGACTGGCACGACCTGGCCGACCAGCAAGGCAAGCCGCTCACCCCGCCGGCTCTGTTCATCGGCGGCCAGTATGACGTCGGCACCATCTGGGGCGCGCAGGCCATCGAGCGTGCGCACGAAGTCATGCCGAACTACCGCGGCACCCACATGATCGCCGACGTCGGACACTGGATCCAGCAGGAAGCGCCCGAAGAGACCAACCGGCTGTTGCTCGACTTCCTAGGCGGGCTGCGGCCGTGA
- the ribA1 gene encoding riboflavin biosynthesis protein RibA (GTP cyclohydrolase II): MKTTDVRVRRAITAMAGGHAVVLTGDPNGDGYLVFAAQAATPRLVAFAVRHTSGYLRVALPGAECERLHLPPMCDRDTTHCVSVDVRGTGTGISASDRAWTIAALASATSVAADFQRPGHVVPVQAQADGVLGRRGPAEAAVDLARLAERRPAAALCEIVSPDNPVQMAHHAESVEFAVEHGLAMVSIGELVAYRRRIEPQVVRFTAATLPTWAGASRVIGFRDVYDLGEHLAVIVGAVGAGVPVPLHVHIECLTGDVFGSTACRCGEELNGALARMSAQGSGVVLYLRPPGPAQACGLFARGDAATDVMPETVTWILRDLGVYAIRLSDDVPGFGLVMFGAIREASTLAAAG, encoded by the coding sequence ATGAAGACGACCGATGTGCGGGTACGTCGTGCGATCACGGCGATGGCGGGCGGTCACGCCGTGGTCCTGACCGGCGACCCCAATGGCGATGGCTATCTCGTCTTCGCCGCCCAGGCCGCGACGCCGCGGCTGGTTGCCTTTGCGGTCCGGCACACCTCGGGTTATTTGCGCGTCGCGCTGCCGGGCGCCGAATGCGAGCGACTGCACCTGCCGCCCATGTGTGACCGAGACACCACGCATTGCGTGTCGGTCGACGTTCGCGGCACCGGCACCGGAATCTCGGCGAGCGATCGCGCCTGGACCATCGCGGCACTGGCTTCGGCCACCTCCGTCGCCGCCGATTTCCAACGTCCGGGCCATGTGGTGCCCGTGCAGGCGCAAGCCGACGGTGTGCTGGGTCGGCGGGGACCCGCCGAGGCGGCCGTCGACCTGGCCCGCCTGGCGGAACGGCGGCCGGCCGCCGCGCTCTGCGAGATCGTCTCGCCCGATAATCCCGTCCAGATGGCGCACCACGCCGAGTCGGTCGAATTCGCCGTCGAACACGGACTGGCCATGGTCTCGATCGGGGAGCTGGTGGCGTATCGCCGGCGGATCGAGCCCCAGGTGGTCCGGTTTACGGCAGCGACGCTGCCCACCTGGGCCGGCGCCTCGCGTGTCATCGGCTTTCGTGACGTTTACGACCTCGGCGAGCATTTGGCGGTCATCGTGGGTGCGGTCGGTGCCGGGGTGCCCGTGCCGCTGCACGTCCACATCGAGTGCCTGACGGGCGACGTGTTCGGCTCGACGGCGTGCCGCTGCGGCGAGGAACTCAACGGCGCGCTGGCGAGGATGTCGGCTCAGGGCAGCGGCGTGGTCTTGTATCTGCGTCCGCCCGGACCCGCGCAAGCGTGCGGCTTGTTCGCCCGGGGCGATGCGGCGACCGATGTCATGCCGGAGACCGTGACATGGATCCTGCGCGATCTTGGGGTGTATGCGATCCGACTTTCCGATGATGTGCCAGGATTTGGGCTTGTCATGTTCGGGGCGATCCGAGAAGCCAGCACGTTGGCGGCCGCAGGTTGA
- the vapC14 gene encoding ribonuclease VapC14 (toxin, part of toxin-antitoxin (TA) operon with Rv1952, contains PIN domain): protein MTYVLDTNVVSALRVPGRHPAVAAWADSVQVAEQFVVAITLAEIERGVIAKERTDPTQSEHLRRWFDDKVLRIFVFARRGTNLIMQPLAGHIGYSLYSGISWF from the coding sequence GTGACCTACGTCCTGGACACCAACGTGGTGTCCGCTTTGCGCGTGCCGGGACGCCACCCCGCCGTGGCGGCGTGGGCGGACTCGGTGCAAGTCGCCGAACAGTTCGTTGTGGCGATAACGCTGGCCGAGATTGAGCGAGGCGTGATCGCCAAGGAACGCACCGACCCGACCCAGAGTGAGCACCTACGGCGCTGGTTCGACGACAAGGTGCTGCGCATATTCGTGTTCGCCCGCCGGGGCACAAACCTCATCATGCAGCCCCTAGCTGGGCATATAGGTTACAGCCTATATTCTGGTATAAGCTGGTTTTAG